The proteins below are encoded in one region of Shewanella putrefaciens:
- a CDS encoding TAXI family TRAP transporter solute-binding subunit: MKINKRFIAVGTALTLSLSAATMAAAPAFINILTGGTSGVYYPIGVALSQLYGTGIEGAKTSVQATKASVENLNLLQAGRGELALALGDSVAAAYQGDVDAGFKKPLDKIRVIAAAYPNYIQIVANKESGIKTLADLKGKRISVGAPKSGTELNARAIFKAAGLSYEDMGKVEFLPYAESVELIKNRQLDATLQSSGLGMAAIRDLAATMPINFVEVPEDVVLKINNPAYQYGVIPAATYEGQTADVSTVAIQNLFVTQSGVSDDLAYQMAKIMFENLERLGNAHSAAKAISLDNATKKLPAPLHPGAERYFKEVGAL, translated from the coding sequence ATGAAAATCAACAAACGTTTTATCGCCGTCGGTACTGCACTGACACTCTCACTCAGCGCTGCCACTATGGCCGCCGCACCCGCATTTATTAATATTCTCACCGGTGGTACTAGCGGTGTTTATTACCCCATAGGTGTTGCCCTATCCCAACTCTACGGTACGGGTATTGAAGGGGCCAAAACCTCAGTTCAAGCGACTAAGGCCTCGGTTGAAAACCTCAACTTGCTTCAGGCGGGTCGTGGGGAGCTAGCTTTAGCACTAGGTGATTCCGTTGCCGCAGCCTACCAAGGGGATGTCGATGCTGGCTTTAAAAAGCCATTAGATAAAATCCGTGTTATTGCCGCAGCTTACCCTAACTATATTCAAATCGTGGCCAATAAAGAGTCTGGCATCAAAACCTTGGCCGATTTAAAAGGCAAGCGTATCTCCGTTGGCGCGCCTAAGTCAGGCACCGAACTCAATGCCAGAGCCATTTTCAAGGCGGCGGGATTAAGTTATGAAGACATGGGCAAAGTGGAATTTTTACCCTATGCCGAATCCGTTGAATTAATCAAAAATCGCCAATTAGACGCGACGTTACAGTCATCGGGCTTAGGTATGGCGGCAATTCGCGATCTTGCGGCGACTATGCCCATTAACTTTGTCGAAGTCCCTGAAGATGTAGTGCTGAAAATCAATAATCCAGCCTATCAGTACGGGGTTATTCCTGCAGCCACCTACGAAGGCCAAACTGCCGATGTGTCCACAGTTGCCATTCAAAACCTATTCGTCACCCAAAGCGGTGTCTCAGATGATTTAGCCTATCAAATGGCAAAAATCATGTTTGAAAACCTAGAGCGTCTAGGCAATGCCCACTCGGCCGCCAAGGCTATTAGCTTAGATAACGCGACTAAAAAGCTACCCGCACCGCTTCACCCTGGTGCTGAGCGTTATTTCAAAGAAGTTGGCGCACTTTAA
- a CDS encoding TRAP transporter permease has translation MSDSEQGLSAKPGDWPKALFYTALIFSIFQIITAAFHPVSTQVLRATHVGFLLLVVFLSYPAVGKSRPWQPLAWLLGLAGMATAAYQWIFEADLIQRSGELTDADMVIGVVLIVLVFEAARRVMGWALPIICCIFLAYGLFGQYLPGDLMHRGYGVDQIINQLSFGTEGLYGTPTYVSATYIFLFILFGAFLEQAGMIRLFTDFAMGLFGHKLGGPAKVAVVSSAMMGTITGSGVANVVTTGQFTIPLMKRFGYRPAFAGGVEATSSMGSQIMPPIMGAVAFIMAETINVPFIEIAKAALVPALLYFCSVFWMVHLEAKRANLCGLPKDQCPDPWAAIKERWYLLIPLFILIYLLFSGRTPLFSGMVGLALTSIVILGSAIVLRLPSNAMRFAFWIALGVLCAGFFQLGIAVVFAVIALLVAVCWFINGGKDTLTICLHALVEGARHAVPVGIACALVGVIIGIVSLTGIASTFASYILAVGQDNLFLSLVLTMLTCLVLGMGIPTIPNYIITSSIAAPALLDLGVPLIVSHMFVFYFGIMADLTPPVALACFAAAPIAKESGLKISLWAIRIAIAGFVIPFMAVYDPALMLQSDSWLAIGFVVLKATVGIGIWGVIFTGYLLQKLYWWERLMGFLAGGSLILATPLSDEIGFGLALLFIVQHSWRARKLKRLAKQG, from the coding sequence ATGAGCGATTCCGAACAAGGCCTTAGCGCCAAGCCCGGCGACTGGCCCAAGGCACTATTTTATACCGCCTTAATTTTCTCTATTTTTCAAATTATTACCGCCGCTTTTCATCCAGTATCGACCCAAGTATTGCGTGCGACCCATGTGGGCTTTTTACTCTTAGTGGTATTTTTAAGTTATCCCGCTGTGGGCAAATCTCGCCCTTGGCAACCCTTAGCTTGGCTGCTTGGCCTTGCTGGTATGGCAACAGCGGCCTACCAATGGATTTTTGAAGCCGATCTGATCCAGCGTTCCGGTGAATTGACCGATGCCGATATGGTGATTGGCGTTGTTTTGATTGTATTAGTCTTTGAAGCCGCACGCCGAGTCATGGGTTGGGCATTGCCGATCATTTGCTGTATTTTCTTGGCCTATGGCTTATTCGGCCAATATCTTCCCGGTGACTTAATGCACCGCGGCTACGGCGTTGATCAGATTATCAATCAGTTATCCTTTGGTACTGAAGGCCTCTATGGTACTCCGACCTATGTTTCGGCAACTTACATCTTCCTATTTATCCTCTTTGGCGCCTTTTTAGAGCAGGCGGGGATGATCCGTCTCTTCACCGATTTTGCGATGGGGTTATTCGGCCACAAGCTTGGCGGCCCCGCAAAAGTTGCCGTGGTCTCTTCCGCTATGATGGGGACTATTACAGGTTCTGGTGTCGCTAACGTAGTCACCACTGGGCAATTTACCATTCCGCTGATGAAACGCTTCGGTTATCGTCCCGCCTTTGCTGGCGGGGTGGAAGCAACTTCGAGTATGGGCAGCCAAATCATGCCACCCATTATGGGGGCAGTGGCTTTTATCATGGCCGAAACCATAAACGTGCCCTTTATCGAAATCGCTAAAGCGGCACTGGTCCCTGCCTTATTGTATTTCTGCTCGGTATTCTGGATGGTACATTTAGAGGCCAAACGCGCCAATCTGTGCGGCCTACCTAAGGATCAATGTCCCGATCCCTGGGCCGCGATTAAGGAACGCTGGTATCTACTTATCCCCTTGTTTATTTTGATTTATCTGCTTTTTTCCGGCAGAACGCCCCTCTTTTCAGGTATGGTCGGTTTAGCACTGACCTCGATTGTTATCTTGGGCTCGGCGATCGTCTTGAGGCTGCCATCAAATGCGATGCGTTTTGCATTTTGGATTGCCCTTGGAGTGCTGTGCGCAGGTTTCTTCCAACTAGGGATTGCGGTGGTATTTGCTGTGATAGCCCTATTAGTAGCGGTATGTTGGTTTATTAATGGCGGCAAAGATACCCTGACAATCTGCTTACATGCTTTGGTGGAAGGAGCACGTCACGCCGTCCCCGTGGGGATAGCGTGTGCCTTAGTGGGCGTGATTATCGGCATAGTGTCACTGACAGGTATCGCCTCAACCTTTGCCAGTTACATTCTGGCGGTAGGGCAAGATAATCTGTTCTTATCCTTAGTGTTAACTATGCTCACTTGTCTGGTATTGGGTATGGGGATCCCGACTATCCCAAACTACATTATCACCAGTTCAATTGCCGCCCCTGCTCTGCTGGATTTAGGCGTGCCCTTGATAGTGTCCCATATGTTTGTGTTCTATTTTGGCATCATGGCCGATCTCACCCCGCCTGTCGCTTTGGCCTGCTTTGCCGCCGCCCCGATTGCCAAAGAATCTGGGCTTAAGATCAGCCTATGGGCGATTCGCATCGCTATTGCCGGCTTTGTGATCCCCTTTATGGCGGTTTACGATCCCGCATTAATGCTACAAAGCGATAGTTGGTTGGCTATCGGTTTTGTGGTGCTTAAAGCGACGGTGGGCATTGGGATTTGGGGCGTGATATTCACGGGTTATCTGCTGCAAAAACTCTATTGGTGGGAAAGGCTGATGGGGTTCCTTGCGGGAGGTAGTTTGATCCTGGCGACCCCACTCAGTGATGAAATAGGTTTTGGGCTTGCCTTGCTGTTTATCGTGCAGCACAGCTGGCGGGCGCGCAAACTTAAGCGCCTTGCAAAACAGGGATAA
- a CDS encoding DUF1850 domain-containing protein — protein MLGLCLGLAGTLWAQVPTDNFTLAWNHSIEKIRWEEDYHVTPQGLVLVEARVKGTGAGMEIPDDAYLKNGSWHYHPKLPGLPVLRLGRTPEAGDYDLCFTAPSGKVECQAMDHWIGPPNKQDAAVELWGCNSVP, from the coding sequence ATGCTAGGTCTATGTTTAGGCCTAGCAGGCACACTGTGGGCACAAGTGCCCACAGATAATTTCACCCTTGCATGGAATCACAGCATAGAAAAAATCCGCTGGGAAGAAGACTATCACGTCACGCCCCAAGGCTTAGTGTTAGTCGAGGCAAGGGTTAAAGGAACTGGCGCGGGAATGGAAATCCCAGATGATGCTTATCTTAAGAATGGCAGCTGGCATTATCACCCCAAACTACCCGGTTTGCCGGTGCTGCGCTTAGGTCGTACGCCCGAAGCGGGGGACTATGATTTGTGTTTCACAGCTCCCTCGGGCAAGGTTGAATGCCAAGCCATGGACCATTGGATTGGCCCACCGAACAAGCAAGATGCGGCGGTCGAACTGTGGGGTTGCAACTCTGTGCCTTAG
- a CDS encoding FadR/GntR family transcriptional regulator produces the protein MHIFKPIKQIKASSEVGLQLKNAILGGDYKAGDKLPSERELIELFQVSRTVVREAIKSLEAGGLVEIRQGATGGAFVKHLTFERLSDACHDLFMMGKLSLPELCQARMLIEPQVARMAAKNCTPEQAKALQEANSHENDSYEYPDTVILRSQVHYVLAEMSGNRFLEAIVKSLLVLLSNQTTKFQPPTDEIHPLGLHDVIVEAVIAKDEAKAEAEMLAHLQDFNIRLAEIERKYMLKQA, from the coding sequence TTGCATATCTTCAAGCCTATTAAGCAGATAAAAGCTTCGAGTGAAGTCGGTCTGCAACTGAAAAATGCTATTTTAGGTGGCGATTATAAGGCGGGCGATAAGTTGCCCTCCGAGCGTGAATTAATCGAGCTATTTCAGGTCAGCCGCACTGTGGTTCGGGAAGCAATTAAGAGTCTCGAAGCGGGTGGATTGGTTGAAATTCGTCAAGGGGCAACGGGTGGTGCATTTGTTAAGCACTTGACCTTTGAGCGTTTGAGTGATGCCTGCCACGACTTGTTTATGATGGGAAAACTCTCTCTGCCTGAGCTATGCCAGGCACGAATGTTGATTGAGCCCCAAGTTGCAAGAATGGCCGCTAAAAATTGCACTCCAGAGCAAGCGAAAGCCTTACAAGAGGCTAATAGCCATGAAAATGACAGCTATGAATATCCTGATACCGTCATTTTACGATCCCAAGTGCATTATGTGCTGGCGGAAATGTCGGGAAATCGCTTCCTAGAAGCTATCGTAAAATCCTTGTTGGTTTTATTAAGTAATCAAACGACTAAATTCCAGCCGCCGACCGATGAAATTCATCCATTAGGTTTGCATGATGTTATTGTCGAAGCTGTTATCGCCAAAGATGAGGCGAAAGCTGAAGCCGAAATGTTGGCACATCTGCAAGATTTTAATATACGCCTAGCAGAAATTGAGCGTAAGTATATGCTTAAACAGGCTTAA
- a CDS encoding OprD family outer membrane porin produces MMNRSYLSLLVLSVLSIPAIADTSIDQMFSQGTLKGELRLFDFTRDYDTTNTKHDTSFGGLFYYNTAKVNGISFGTSFASANPIWINDSDDVYGLVARDANGDHDDVNRLQEYFVQGDWWNTKFKLGAQELRTPMMNPHDIRAIPRTFRGFSAENKSINNLTLSALYITDSMGWSDSNFITVKEAVQNELARAGIVADVADNPVYALGAKYQLPFKTVQTEAHLWHYSMEDVFNQTYAKVKLAADVGPTNLYLTPSYLTQQAIGEETGGPLDTYQYGFHLGAKLAGADLTYMYAKTGDDTVLTPWGDEKVVIQQVYQSARANEEVNALKLAYDFEKLGASGLEAYAFYGQYDVPEGTASDFNETNFSIAYKFSGMLSGLGLKARYAMVDFDQSEDLDDLRLYVTYKFALGK; encoded by the coding sequence ATGATGAACAGATCGTATTTATCTTTACTTGTGCTATCGGTATTAAGCATCCCAGCCATTGCAGATACCAGCATTGATCAAATGTTTAGCCAAGGGACATTAAAGGGCGAACTACGCCTATTCGACTTTACCCGTGACTATGATACGACCAACACCAAACATGACACCTCATTCGGCGGGCTGTTTTACTACAACACTGCAAAGGTAAATGGGATCAGTTTTGGCACTAGCTTCGCGTCGGCAAACCCGATTTGGATCAACGACTCTGATGATGTTTATGGTTTAGTCGCCCGTGATGCCAACGGTGACCATGACGACGTTAACCGCTTACAAGAATATTTTGTCCAAGGCGATTGGTGGAATACTAAATTCAAGCTCGGCGCACAGGAACTGCGCACCCCTATGATGAATCCCCATGATATTCGTGCGATCCCACGGACTTTCCGCGGTTTTTCAGCAGAAAACAAGAGTATCAATAACCTCACACTTTCAGCCCTGTACATTACGGATTCTATGGGCTGGTCGGATAGCAATTTCATCACTGTGAAAGAAGCTGTACAAAACGAATTAGCTAGAGCGGGTATTGTGGCGGATGTCGCCGATAACCCGGTTTATGCCTTAGGGGCTAAATATCAATTGCCCTTTAAGACAGTCCAAACTGAAGCCCATCTTTGGCACTACAGCATGGAAGATGTTTTCAATCAAACCTATGCCAAAGTGAAACTAGCCGCTGATGTTGGTCCAACGAATTTGTACTTAACACCTTCCTATTTAACTCAACAGGCAATAGGTGAAGAAACCGGCGGCCCACTCGATACCTATCAATATGGCTTCCATCTAGGCGCCAAATTGGCGGGGGCAGATCTCACTTATATGTACGCCAAAACCGGGGATGACACAGTGCTGACCCCATGGGGCGATGAAAAAGTGGTCATTCAACAGGTATATCAATCTGCACGGGCGAATGAAGAGGTCAACGCGTTAAAGCTGGCCTATGACTTTGAAAAATTAGGTGCGAGTGGATTAGAAGCCTATGCCTTCTATGGGCAGTACGATGTGCCAGAGGGGACTGCGTCAGATTTTAATGAAACAAACTTTTCAATCGCCTATAAATTTTCAGGCATGTTATCGGGCCTAGGTCTTAAGGCACGTTATGCCATGGTCGATTTTGATCAAAGTGAAGATCTTGACGATCTGCGTTTATATGTCACTTATAAATTTGCCTTAGGTAAATAG